One part of the Raphanus sativus cultivar WK10039 chromosome 7, ASM80110v3, whole genome shotgun sequence genome encodes these proteins:
- the LOC108815807 gene encoding metacaspase-7, with amino-acid sequence MVKKAVLIGINYPGTKIELKGCVNDVHRMHKCLVDRYGFAEEDIKVLIDTDDSYTQPTGKNIRNALSELIKRAKSGDVLFVHYSGHGTRVPLEEGEEDDTGFDECIVPCDMNPIPDDDFRELVDQVPEGCKITFVSDSCHSGGLIDGAKEHIGESTNKNRNQEPKVQFFELEIWNFFYSVLMRLLVFCGICSSHEEPDKIEITARYEVGKSRYLPMESFINILKEKTGKDKIEVGKIRPTLFDVFGEDASPKVKKFIKVMLTKLDQSGLVVHEIYRGGSSNGLVPDRGILLSGCQTDETSADVKKGGEAYGAFSNAIQMVLSEGGEKDKITNKELVLRAREMLKEQGFAQRPGLYCNDRFVDAPFIC; translated from the exons ATGGTGAAGAAAGCTGTGTTGATCGGGATCAACTACCCAGGAACAAAGATAGAGCTAAAAGGCTGCGTCAACGACGTTCACCGGATGCACAAGTGCCTCGTTGACCGGTACGGATTCGCCGAGGAAGACATAAAGGTGCTGATCGACACCGACGACTCTTACACGCAGCCCACAGGCAAAAACATCCGTAACGCCTTGTCCGAACTCATAAAGAGAGCAAAGTCCGGTGATGTTCTGTTCGTGCATTACAGTGGACACGGTACGAGGGTCCCACTGGAAGAAGGGGAAGAGGATGACACTGGCTTTGACGAGTGTATTGTTCCTTGCGACATGAATCCAATCCCTG ATGATGATTTCAGGGAACTAGTGGACCAGGTTCCAGAAGGGTGTAAGATTACGTTCGTATCAGATTCTTGCCACAGTGGCGGGCTCATCGATGGAGCCAAGGAACATATCGGAGAGAGCACAAACAAGAACCGAAACCAAGAACCAAAAGTTCAGTTTTTCGAGCTCGAGATATGGAACTTCTTTTATAGCGTGTTGATGAGGTTGTTAGTGTTTTGTGGGATATGTAGTTCTCATGAAGAGCCTGACAAGATTGAGATTACAGCGAGATATGAAGTTGGCAAATCAAGGTACCTGCCGATGGAGAGCTTCATCAACATTCTCAAAGAGAAAACTGGCAAAGACAAAATCGAGGTTGGGAAAATCAGACCGACCCTTTTCGATGTGTTCGGCGAAGACGCGAGTCCCAAGGTGAAGAAGTTCATAAAAGTGATGCTCACAAAGCTAGATCAAAGTGGTTTAGTTGTTCATGAGATCTATAGAGGAGGATCAAGCAATGGATTGGTTCCAGACAGAGGGATACTGTTGAGCGGGTGTCAAACGGATGAAACATCAGCAGATGTGAAGAAGGGTGGAGAAGCGTATGGAGCTTTTAGTAACGCGATCCAGATGGTTTTGTCGGAAGGTGGGGAGAAAGATAAGATCACCAACAAGGAACTGGTTTTGAGAGCAAGAGAGATGTTGAAAGAACAGGGTTTTGCTCAGAGACCAGGGTTGTATTGTAATGACCGTTTTGTGGATGCTCCGTTTATATGCTAA
- the LOC108815806 gene encoding E3 ubiquitin-protein ligase RGLG4 has protein sequence MSMGMGNLMRKLGSGKGKSSPSFTERTTSSVSDEPSPSNLSISVTDKINAAKKKYALIPDRFTSLDQVSKALREAGLESSNLILGIDFTKSNEWSGKTSFNGKSLHALGRTQNPYEKAIFVIGQTLAPFDEDNLIPCFGFGDSTTHDEEVFGFHSDNSPCHGFEEVLACYRRITPNLILSGPTSYGPLIDAAVDIVEKSNGQFHVLVIVADGQVTRGFDKAEGELSQQERTTIDAIVNASSYALSIVLIGVGDGPWEDMRKFDDKIPKREFDNFQFVNFTEIMKRDSSESAKETAFALAALMEIHFQYQAATELSLLGKTTGLAKKINPRPPPIPYTPTIRTELPSPASDEDTQNCPICLTNRKDVAFGCGHMTCRDCGSRISNCPICRVPITSRLRLYT, from the exons atgtcTATGGGTATGGGGAATCTCATGCGGAAGTTGGGAAGTGGAAAAGGCAAAAGCAGTCCAAGTTTTACAGAAAGAACGACGTCGTCTGTATCTGATGAACCATCGCCGTCGAATCTTTCTATCTCAGTTACCGACAAGATAAACGCTGCCAAGAAGAAGTACGCACTCATCCCTGACCGTTTCACGTCCCTGGACCAG gtaTCAAAAGCTCTAAGAGAAGCTGGTCTTGAATCATCTAATCTCATTCTCGGGATTGATTTCACTAAGAGCAACGAATGGTCTG ggAAAACTTCTTTCAATGGAAAATCTCTTCACGCTCTCGGAAGAACTCAGAATCCATATGAGAAGGCAATCTTTGTTATCGGCCAAACGTTAGCTCCTTTCGACGAAGACAATCTCATCCCCTGTTTCGGCTTTGGCGACT CAACGACACATGACGAGGAAGTGTTCGGTTTCCACAGCGACAACTCCCCATGCCATGGCTTTGAAGAGGTCTTAGCATGTTACAGAAGAATCACACCTAACTTGATTTTATCAG GGCCAACGTCTTATGGACCGCTCATCGATGCTGCTGTCGACATTGTTGAAAAGAGCAACGGACAGTTTCATGTTCTGGTTATTGTCGCTGATGGGCAG GTAACGAGAGGTTTTGATAAGGCCGAGGGAGAACTCAGTCAACAAGAGAGAACAACTATCGATGCCATTGTTAACGCTAG CTCATATGCTTTGTCGATTGTTTTAATCGGTGTTGGAGACGGTCCATGGGAAGACATGAGGAAGTTCGATGACAAGATCCCGAAGCGTGAGTTCGATAACTTTCAG TTTGTGAATTTCACAGAGATCATGAAGAGAGATTCATCAGAGTCAGCCAAAGAAACTGCATTTGCTCTTGCTGCTCTCATGGAGATTCACTTTCAGTATCAAGCAGCAACCGAACTCAGCTTACTCGG GAAAACAACGGGCTTAGCTAAGAAAATAAACCCGAGGCCACCACCTATTCCTTACACGCCTACTATTCGTACTGAACTACCATCACCTGCATCAGACGAAGATACACAG AATTGCCCGATTTGTCTGACTAACCGGAAAGACGTGGCCTTTGGCTGTGGTCACATG ACGTGTAGAGATTGCGGATCCAGGATATCAAACTGTCCCATCTGCAGAGTACCGATCACAAGCCGGCTAAGGCTTTACACGTGA
- the LOC108838033 gene encoding uncharacterized protein LOC108838033, giving the protein MSFLYEKSDTWRWLVRKTRDSRSFFFTFATVCGVIPGIIGYGVMQVTNSTNPELEARLRQSARPETTMMGKVNQERLAEYLGELKQKQDTNDRYVAALRGETLTRKPYQRIQPVPKPNDTVTTTKPQ; this is encoded by the exons ATGTCGTTCTTGTACGAGAAGAGCGATACATGGAGATGGCTAGTGAGGAAGACTCGAGATTCGagatccttcttcttcacgtTCGCTACTGTATGCGGCGTCATTCCTGGAATAATCGGCTATGGAGTTATGCAGGTCACCAATTCCACTAACCCGGAGCTCGAGGCCCGCCTCCGTCAATCCGCCCGACCCGAAACCACC ATGATGGGTAAAGTAAACCAAGAGAGGCTAGCTGAATACCTCGGGGAGTTGAAACAGAAGCAAGATACCAACGACAGATACGTGGCTGCTCTAAGGGGAGAGACGCTTACCAGGAAGCCTTACCAAAGAATTCAACCAGTGCCAAAGCCAAATGACACGGTGACAACAACCAAACCTCAGTAA
- the LOC108815481 gene encoding organic cation/carnitine transporter 5-like translates to MADSSAPLLTHLEDDEEENTSQPLNFDKIFEQSLSGFGLSQFLQAILVGIALTFDSQQIFITVFTDAYPTWHCVDHTVCTPATTDVCKLPRSVWEWDDGFKGKSVISEFDLECSSSFLRGLPTSAFYIGSIVGGVFMAMIPDGFLGRKQLLFYTTLAMSLTGISIFLSTSIWSYALLKFAIGVARSQTGTYAFNLIGERVSTEWRPRATMIPFTLSVLGFMSLSGISFLVRHASWRAIYLCTSVPAAIHSICIYFFALESPRWLRVQGNYAEAFEVLKRISPGKRGYLESVSSRLPSKETLEQSPSSSIMDLFVRRWAFRRTVVVMIIMFGLGMMYYGVPLAVRDIKVNMYLSEALNAMVELPTFVITPILLEKFNRRSSVLVNCLVGGALGVFCFVLTLLGRTNMAFVFELCSFFCARIGFNLMAVYMIEMFPTCVRNFATTMLRLAVVVGGACCPIIASVGRNVPSISFAVFGFVVSGLGFFVLLLPETRGSSLCDTMDEQEQSDQCRSGVSSRLKRIKI, encoded by the coding sequence ATGGCGGATTCATCAGCACCATTGTTGACCCACCTTGAAGATGACGAAGAAGAAAATACTTCTCAGCCTTTGAACTTCGACAAGATCTTCGAACAAAGCCTGTCTGGTTTCGGCTTGTCACAGTTTCTACAAGCGATCCTTGTCGGGATTGCTTTAACCTTCGATTCACAACAGATATTCATCACTGTCTTCACCGATGCATATCCCACGTGGCACTGTGTTGACCACACTGTGTGCACTCCGGCAACCACCGACGTCTGTAAACTCCCTCGGTCAGTTTGGGAGTGGGACGACGGGTTCAAGGGTAAATCCGTCATTTCAGAATTCGATCTCGAGTGCTCGAGCTCCTTCCTCAGAGGTCTCCCTACGTCTGCTTTCTACATTGGTTCTATCGTTGGAGGCGTTTTCATGGCTATGATTCCAGACGGTTTCTTGGGGAGGAAGCAACTACTTTTCTACACAACCCTAGCAATGTCACTCACTGGGATCTCGATTTTCCTCTCCACCAGCATATGGAGCTACGCTTTGTTAAAGTTCGCCATCGGAGTCGCGCGTTCTCAGACCGGGACGTACGCGTTTAATCTCATAGGTGAGCGAGTCTCTACAGAATGGAGACCGAGAGCTACTATGATACCATTCACTCTGTCTGTGTTAGGGTTCATGTCTCTCTCCGGAATCTCCTTCCTTGTTAGACACGCTTCTTGGAGAGCTATCTATCTCTGCACATCCGTTCCAGCAGCCATCCACAGTATTTGCATATACTTCTTCGCCTTAGAGTCTCCTCGTTGGCTTCGTGTGCAAGGAAACTACGCAGAAGCTTTTGAAGTGCTTAAAAGAATCTCACCTGGAAAGAGAGGTTACTTGGAGTCAGTATCTTCTCGGCTACCTTCAAAAGAAACCCTAGAACAATCTCCAAGCAGCTCAATCATGGACTTGTTCGTAAGAAGATGGGCTTTTCGAAGAACCGTAGTTGTCATGATCATCATGTTCGGGTTAGGAATGATGTATTACGGAGTTCCATTAGCGGTTAGAGACATAAAGGTTAACATGTATTTAAGCGAAGCCCTTAACGCAATGGTGGAGTTACCTACCTTTGTTATCACACCGATTTTGCTAGAGAAGTTCAACAGAAGAAGCTCTGTGCTTGTCAACTGCTTGGTCGGAGGAGCATTAGGAGTGTTCTGTTTCGTCCTGACACTTTTAGGGCGAACAAACATGGCTTTTGTCTTTGAGCTTTGTTCTTTCTTCTGCGCTAGGATCGGGTTTAACCTGATGGCGGTTTATATGATAGAGATGTTTCCAACGTGCGTGAGGAATTTCGCGACGACGATGCTTAGACTAGCGGTTGTAGTTGGAGGAGCTTGTTGTCCGATCATTGCTTCGGTTGGAAGAAATGTTCCGTCCATCTCTTTTGCGGTTTTTGGGTTTGTTGTGTCGGGTCTAgggttttttgttttgcttctaCCTGAGACTAGAGGTTCAAGTCTTTGTGATACAATGGATGAACAAGAGCAGAGTGACCAGTGCCGGTCCGGAGTTTCTTCGCGCCTAAAGCGCATTAAAATATAA
- the LOC108816007 gene encoding myb family transcription factor APL encodes MFHAKKPSSMNGSYENRAMCVQGDSGLVLTTDPKPRLRWTVELHDRFVDAVAQLGGPDKATPKTIMRVMGVKGLTLYHLKSHLQKFRLGKQPHKEYGDHSTKEGSRASVMDIQRNVASSSGMISRNMNEMQMEVQRRLHEQLEVQRHLQLRIEAQGKYMQSILERACQTLAGENMAAAAAGGGGGYMGNLGSSSLSAAVGPSPHPLSFPPFQDLNIYGNTTEQVLDHHNFHHQNIENHYTGNNAADTNIYLGKKRPNPSSGNDVRKALLMWSDQDQDLSGHQPFDDEHRIQIQMATHVSTDLDSLSENNCGELLERLSPRKSPLSPMLIQGMNSPFG; translated from the exons ATGTTCCATGCTAAGAAACCCTCAAGTATGAATGGTTCATATGAGAACAGAGCTATGTGCGTTCAAGGCGATTCAGGCCTTGTCCTCACCACCGACCCTAAACCGCGTTTGCGTTGGACCGTCGAACTCCACGATCGTTTCGTCGACGCCGTCGCTCAGCTCGGCGGCCCCGACA AAGCCACTCCAAAGACGATCATGAGAGTTATGGGCGTGAAGGGCCTTACTCTTTACCACTTAAAGAGTCATCTTCAG AAATTCAGGCTTGGAAAGCAGCCTCACAAGGAGTATGGAGATCATTCCACAAAGGAAGGTTCAAGAG CGTCTGTCATGGATATTCAGCGCAACGTAGCATCTTCTTCTGGCATGATCAGTCGCAACATGAATGA GATGCAAATGGAAGTGCAGAGAAGGTTGCACGAACAGCTAGAG GTGCAGAGACATTTGCAGCTGAGGATTGAAGCACAAGGAAAGTACATGCAATCTATATTGGAGAGAGCTTGCCAAACCCTAGCCGGTGAGAACATGGCAGCCGCCGCcgccggaggaggaggagggtacATGGGAAATTTGGGAAGTTCGAGTCTTTCCGCAGCTGTGGGTCCATCTCCTCATCCTCTTAGTTTCCCGCCGTTTCAGGACCTAAACATCTATGGAAACACGACCGAACAAGTCCTCGACCATCATAACTTCCATCACCAGAACATAGAGAACCATTACACGGGCAACAATGCTGCAGACACCAACATTTACTTGGGAAAGAAGCGACCAAACCCTAGTTCTGGTAACGATGTAAGGAAAGCACTTTTAATGTGGTCTGATCAAGATCAAGATCTTTCCGGCCACCAACCGTTCGATGATGAGCATCGGATTCAGATACAAATGGCTACACATGTCTCCACGGATTTGGATTCTCTATCAGAAAATAACTGTGGGGAGTTACTGGAAAGGCTATCGCCTCGAAAATCACCATTGAGTCCTATGTTAATACAAGGAATGAACTCACCATTTGGGTGA
- the LOC108815483 gene encoding ALA-interacting subunit 5 — MSSGGGGGSSSEPSGVKKTSKRPKYSRFTQQELPACKPILTPSWVILTFLAAGVVFIPLGVICLFASQGVVEIVDRYDTDCVPESSRANKVAYIQSEGNKMCNRTITVTKTMKHPIYVYYQLENYYQNHRRYVKSRNDAQLRNPKAENDVQTCAPEDSVAGHPIVPCGLVAWSLFNDTYKFSRNSQELLVNKKDISWKSDRDSKFGKNVYPKNFQTGAPIGGGTLDAKKPLSEQEDLIVWMRTAALPIFRKLYGKIETDLNTGDTITVLLENNYNTYSFNGEKKLVLSTTSWLGGRNDFLGIAYLTVGSICLFLAVTFSVLYLVKPRQLGDPSYLSWNRSPGG; from the exons ATGAGTtctggtggaggaggaggatcgTCGTCTGAGCCTTCCGGTGTAAAGAAAACATCCAAGCGACCAAAAT ATTCAAGATTTACTCAGCAGGAGCTTCCAGCTTGCAAGCCAATTCTTACTCCAAGCTGG GTGATCTTGACATTTCTTGCTGCTGGGGTTGTCTTCATTCCCCTGGGAGTCATCTGCTTGTTTGCTTCTCAGGGA GTCGTTGAGATTGTTGATAGATATGACACAGACTGTGTTCCAGAATCTTCCAGGGCCAACAAGGTCGCGTATATACAGAGTGAAGGAAATAAAATGTGTAACAGAACAATAACG GTCACGAAAACTATGAAGCATCCTATCTATGTATACTACCAACTCGAGAATTACTACCAAAACCATAGACG GTATGTGAAAAGCCGAAACGATGCACAGCTAAGAAATCCAAAAGCAGAGAATGATGTGCAGACTTGTGCACCTGAGGATAGTGTGGCTGGACATCCAATTGTTCCATGCGGTCTTGTTGCTTGGAGTTTGTTCAATGATACTTACAAATTTTCAAGAAATAGCCAAGAGCTTCTTGTGAATAAGAAAGACATCTCATGGAAGAGTGACAGAGACAGCAAGTTTGGGAAAAATGTCTACCCTAAAAACTTCCAGACAGGTGCTCCTATTGGTGGTGGAACTCTTGATGCCAAGAAACcg TTGAGTGAGCAAGAAGACCTGATAGTGTGGATGCGAACCGCGGCTTTGCCAATATTTAGGAAGCTGTATGGGAAGATTGAAACGGACCTGAACACAGGGGATACCATAACGGTCTTGTTGGAGAACAACTACAACACTTACAGCTTTAATGGTGAGAAGAAGCTAGTGCTATCAACAACTAGCTGGCTCGGTGGAAGGAACGACTTCCTCGGGATTGCTTACCTTACTGTGGGAAGCATCTGCTTGTTCCTGGCCGTTACATTCTCTGTATTGTATCTAGTTAAGCCAAG GCAACTCGGAGATCCCTCGTACCTTTCGTGGAACAGAAGTCCTGGAGGTTGA